The Lutibacter profundi region GGAAATTATGATTATATCCAACCATTGTAATGTGTCCTTTAAAAGCCCTAATCAAAACTTCAGAATGTTTATTATCAAATCCAAATGCATAACCCACGCTCATGACATTATTTAACATTGCAAGTTTTTGAGATAACCAAGGATATGATTTCGCTCTTTCTATTGAAGCAACTAAAATTCCAGAATCATTATCTTCAAAAACTTCACTATCTCGGATTTTAGAAAAACTCAATTGACCTTGTTCGTTTTGAAACCCTAGAGCAACAATTTCTTGCTCTTCTGCCTTTTTTATTGTGTGTGCACATGTGATGAAAAAATTATTCTCAATGTAAAATGCTGTTCCAAATATATTTTTTGGGTTAAAATGCCCTTCTTTCGTTAGAATTCCTCCAAAAACAGGAAAAACGTAATCATATGCCGTCGGTTGATGTGAATTTATATTTGAATTCAGGATATCCATTTTCTAATGTTCGTTAAGATACATGGTTTACACAAGTTAAAGGTTAGACTTTACACTAAATTGGTTTCTAACCTTATAGATTTTTTAAGTTTTAATATCAGTCTTTCTCCTAAATGTGTTCTTAACTTTTGAAGATGTTTATCGTCCTTTTCATTTTTATCAACATCAAACACAATTAAAAAAGGATTAAAATTTACTTCAAATTTACTGGGAATAAATTGATTTTTAAGAATATTTAAGTCTATAAGATTTTGTAGAACAAGTTTATACGAATCCAATATTTCATTTTTATGTTGAACTAATTCCTCTTCATATCTTTTAATTTGATTAAAAACTTTTGGAGTAGTTCTGGATCTTATTTCTGAATTAGTATAATGTTTAGCCTCGTAAAAAACGAGTTTATTTTTTTCTAGAGACAGGTAATCAATAGAAGAAATTTTATAATCTGACCTTTTTTTAGGATTAGGAACCTTATCTTTTATCAGTGTTATTTCAACATCAATAACGCATTTATCACGGTTCATTATTTGTTTATAGGATTCGAATTTTTCTTTCCCTATATGTTTTTTAACATTCTTTTTTATTGAGTCAATTTCAGCGAGGTTTTTAATAATTGATTTTTTGTTTAAAATAACTCCGTTATGAGATGTAAAGTAACCCTTGTTTGTAATGCTCAAATATTTTTTGTGAGTTTCTCCTTTTATGTATTTTTTTCGCTGATTGAATGATAGTTTACATAAACTTTGACCATTGTAATACACATTTAGAGATTCATTTCTGACTGCAATTAAAAGTTCATTGTCATTGAGCATTTTATACCAAAAGGAATTTTTATCGGAATAAAGTGTGTTTAGAGCGTCTAAAAATTGTTGATTATGAATTCCTCTTTTGAATATACTCATTATTAAGTTCTTTATTTAATTAAGGTTATAATGTTCAATTTTTTGAATGGCTTGTAACGGGTTTGGGTTATGATTTCGCACTGAAAATCAGGTTTAAAGCTATAGAATGTTTGTCGGAATGTTACCAAACCCAGCAATCAATTATACCCATTGTTGTGTGTAGTTTTAATGATTAACTTTTGATTCAGAAAAATTAATTCCATTGCCACAAGTTTCGCAACCATCATATTCTGATATATCCCCATACCAATAGTCTCCGCAATATGAACAAGTCTATTTCATTTTTTTATAATTATTATTTATTTAATCCATTTGTCGTTTCTAGTTCCAGTATTAACTGAAATTAATTGAGAATGCTCTTTCGGGTAAATTAATAGTACTTTTTTCAAAGTTATGTTTCTTTTTAATACACATTCACTCTCCGTTAAATAATCTTTATTACTTTTTAATGGTTGATAACCTATCTACATGGTTAACATCGATTTCTACCTTAAAAAGAAATTGAATATTTCCATGTCTTCCTCTTTCTGAAATATCATTATATATAAATTCCATACTTAAATGATAAAATTCATCTTTTGTCCAATGACAACCAAAATTAGATTTGTCTAATTCATTTATAGAATTCAAAAATATTGTTCTCCAAATAGTCATTCTAAAATCGTTTTGGGTTTTTGCTTATTTTTCACCAAAGAAAAGCATAATTATAAACCAGACAATTGCTGTAATTATTCCAGTTCCAATTGCTTCACCAAAATCAGCTTTAATTAAAGTAACAAGAAAAACAAAAAGTCCAATTGCAATAGGAATAACACACCCATTTGATTCTCTATTTCCAGCCATATTTTATGATTTTCATTTTGTTTCTATAATTTGTAACGAGTTCTCTAAATTACACACAACTATTTATATTCAACTAAATATCACCTTTAATCCGTGTAAACTTCAGTATAATCATAGTTTTTTGTTATATCAATTGAATATTGCAATTTTTTTTTGAATGACTAAAATACGCTAAATAAGGTTAAGTTTCAATAAAGTGCATTAATTTATACTGGTTATTGATATTAAATGGTTTTCGATTAAAAAAACAGATTCTGAACTTACAAGTTCAGGATCATTTAAAAATTAAAGATTCTCACTTTCAATCCAACTTGTTCTGCCAAGTCAATCATATTTTTAGTGCCTTTGCTTTTTCCATCCCAGAATGCTATAAGGGAATCGGCATAGTTTGCCATTTCTTTATTCCGTTTTGGTCCTGCAGCTTTTCCGTATTGTTTCCAATTAGCTGGGAATTGTTTTATAGGGTAGTTGTGTTCTTTTGCATATTGCTTACCTAGTTTATCAGCTCCTTTATAATAAGCACCGCTTACTATTTCAATATTGGTTTGATCCTGGAGTAGTTGGTCGCAAATTTGACATAATTTTTTGTAGTCGGTGAAGTTTCTTCCTCCTGCTATTATTAGTTTCATTGTGCGTTTTTTGTTTATGATAATGAGACCTTGAAACAAGTTCAGGGTGACGTATCGGTTTTGTTTAAGTAAAATTCAGTTTCTATTCAAAAGATCCCGCATCAAGTACGGGATGACTTAGTTTTTTTAAGATCTCAGCAAAGCAATTTTTAGTTTTGAAATTGTTTTGAGTTGTTGCTGGAGATTTTCTTCAAAAGCATTTATTTTTTTGAGTTTTTCAACTTTGAGTTGCCATTGTTGTTCCTGGTAATTTTGAAGTGCTACATTTATCACTTTTTTAGCATCAGAAATGCAAATAAATGGAATTACACTTCCTTTTAAGTAATAGCTGAAGTAGTTCCCCATTTTAAGTGATAAGCACAAGTAAAACAGTGATTCTCGGGTTTGCTCTGAAGTTGTTGTAATTACAAAACAGTTTGGACAAGGGTTCTGGTAATTGCTACATGCAATCGCGCCAGCTGGCTCTTTCACTAAAAGTGTCCACTGGACACTTTCTTTACGTTCAGCCCTGCTTCGGTGGGTTTTGATTTCATAAGTTGACATAGGTACGCAATTAAAATTTATGCTTCACTGCGTTCCGCATTCATAAATTTTAAAAGAAAAAGAAAAAAAAGAAAGCTTTTTATTTGTTAGCGTGGCTAAGGCTGTCAAGGTTTTTGAGAAAAATACAACCGCTGTTTTTTATTTTTATTAGAAACGAACTAAATGTAAGGTGGAGATTTTTTTCAAAACCCGTAGGGCTTGACCTTTATAGCCTTTTGCGGCTGGTGATGGGAGCGGTTGAATTTTGCTGTCTTTTTTTTATTTTTTAGGGTTATTTCACTCTTTCTTTTTTGTCTTAACACAAAAACGAAACAAAAAAAGTCAAGCCTTGGATTTTCAACGGTCAACTAAGTTTTTGAACCCTAAAAAAATTAGTTGATTACTTTTTTTTAATTTTGAATTGCATAGTTGATAAAAACTTAATTTTGTAGAAACTACTTAATGAATGAAACTTTTGAAATTACATCAAACTACTACCTTAGAAATATACACTGCTGATACTTCAACAAGTATAAGTTTACCTTTTGTTGATGGTGGTATTAGTGCAGGTTTTCCTAGTCCAGCGGATGATTTTTTAGATATTTCAATAGATTTAAATAAGGAATTTGTTAAAAATCCGAGTACTACTTTTTATGGGAGAGTGAAAGGAGATAGTATGATAAATGCAGGGTTGAGTAATGGTGATTTATTAATTATTGATAAAAGTTTAGAACCAATTGACAATAAAATAGCTGTCTGTTTTATTGATGGTGAATTTACGGTTAAACGCATAAAAATTGAAAAGGATATTGTTTGGTTGGTGGCTGAGAACGAAAAATATCAACCTATCAAAGTAACTGCTGAGAATGATTTTATTATTTGGGGAATTGTAACTACGGTTATTAAAAAAGTTTAACCATGTACGCTTTAGTTGATTGCAATAATTTTTACGCTTCTTGTGAGCGTGTTTTTCGACCTAATTTAAGGGAACAGCCTATTGTGGTATTATCCAATAATGATGGTTGCATAATTGCGAGAAGTAATGAAGCTAAGGCATTGGGAGTACCAATGGGTGCACCTGCATTTAAGTTTAAAGCGTTGTTTGAGAAAAAAAATATACACGTATTCTCATCAAATTATGCATTGTATGGAGATATGAGTCATAGAGTGATGAGCTTACTTTCAACGTATTCACCTGATATTGAAATTTATAGTATTGACGAAGCGTTTTTACAGTTTAAAGGATTTGATTTATTTGAATTGCAAGGCTATGCTGAAACTATTAAAAAGACTGTTGACAAAGGAACTGGTATTCCTATAAGTATTGGAATTGCACCTACCAAGGCATTGTCGAAAGTAGCCAATAGAATTGCGAAGAAGTTTCCAAAAAAAACGGGAGGTGTTTATATCATAGATTCAGAGGAAAAAAGAATGAAAGCGTTGAAGTGGTTGGCTGTTGAAGATATTTGGGGCATAGGTAGCAAACATCGTAAGCGTTTAAATTCCTTCAAGGTTTTTACTGCGTATGATTTTATTGAATTACACGATGATTGGGTACGTAAACATTTAAGTGTTGTAGGTTTACGATTGAAACACGAATTAGAAGGAAAACCTACGCTGGGTTTAGAAACTGTTCAAACCAAAAAAGCAATTGCAACTACCAGAACATTTGATAGGATGCATACAGATTTTGAAAGCATTAAAGAACGTGTGAGTACCTTTGCAGTGAGTTGTGCCGAAAAGCTACGTACACAAGGGAGTTGCTGTACTATTGTTATGGTATTTTTACATACCAATTGGCACCGAAAGGATTTACCTCAATACAGTAAAAATATAGTTGTTAAAACACCGTACCCTACCAATTCGAGTATTGATTTGATACGATATGCTACACAAGGATTGGAGCATCTTTTTAAAGAGGGCTATCATTATAAAAAAGCAGGGGTTATAGTTATGGGAATTACACCTGAAACTGCGAAGCAGTTTTCGTTGTTTTCAACTGAGAATCCGAAACACTTACCTTTAATGAAAACCATTGATAGTTTGAATAAAAGTATTGGTCAGCATAAAGTGAAGTTTGCTTCACAAGATTTAGGTAGGATGTGGAAAATGAAACAAGAGAAATTGTCACCTAGATATACAACTAAATTGAGTGAAGTTATTGCTGTTTATTGAATTAGATGTTGTTAAGATGCAAGCGCTAGCTTTAATATATAATTATTTTCTCATCATTTTTTTTGCATCACTTAATGCTTTTCTATGTTCTTTTGTTAAAATTCCTACTGTATTTTGATAATTTAATGGAAGGTAATTATTTCTAATATTCCTTTTTTCAATTATATCTAATTCATCTGTTGTATAAACTTCCCATTCGACAATGCAATTGGAATCCATAAATTCATTTATTTCTTTCTTGCTTGTTGACATAGGTAAATCTAATAAACCACATAATGTCGTTCTTAATGATGAAAGTCTACCATTCTCAACTCCTCTAGAATGAAAATTACTACTATCATATATATGGTATTTTACAAGCCTATTATGTCCGTTTTTTGCTTGACCAATATACAATAAAGTATAATTTTCATTTTCAAAATTTCTTGTTTTCAATCTATTATTATCATATAAACCAGATATTTTCTTTAATAATTTATCTAAAGATTTTGTTTTAAACCACCAATAGTAAACAATTGGGTTATTAGTAATTCTAATATCATTATCTCTAATTGTTTTAACTTTTAATGTCTCCATTATACACTAAGATTACCATTTATTAATTCTTTTGCACAGCTATAATGCCAATTAGTACTTGCTTTAGTATTATATTTAATTAATTTGTAAGATTTGTCTGATTTTAAGAATGAAGTTTCTCGATGTATATTCTTTTTCTTATAAAATATGATTTTTTTATTAGATAAATCTTGAGTTAGTTTATAAAATAATTCAATATAATCAGAACCACCAAGGAATATAATTTTTTCATACGGATCGATATTCTGTAAATGGTTAAAATCATTAAATATATCGTGTTTTTCTCTTTGTGAAATAATATCAGCTCTTTTTGAAAATGTTATATCATATTTTGGTATTCGAAACTCTGAATTAATAATACCCCAACCAGCTGATAAAATATATAAGTCAGAATTATATTTCATATATAAAGCTTTGTAAATCCACGGCTTATACAATTTATATGATTCTAGTAAATCTTTATTTTCTTGACTATTTACATATTCACGCCACGTTTTTTGTTTAGAAGGGATTTTGTCATCTGGTCTAAATTGATTTCCATTTTCTGTATTAGGTTTTGAAACAAAATAAATCTCATTACCTCTATACATTAAATTTTTTCCGTTTTTAGAACCACTACAGCTAATTACAATTATCATTTCTTAAAAATTCCATTTATATTTTTCCAAAAACTCAGACCATAAATAAAGAAGTATTCCTATTAGTATTAACCACTTTAATCGTTTAATAATATCCCAGATAATATCAATATATTTTTTCATTTTTCTTTCGAATTATTTTAGTTAATATCTAGTAAACTAACAAATATTTTATTTGTAAATCAAAATAATATATTTAATGTAATTTATTTTTAATAATCTGTTCATGTAAAGATATTACATTAAATGCAATCAAAAAATATTATTTATTAACAGTTTGTTATTGTTGTTTTTGCAGGTAATCGCAAGCACAAATGCGGTAGTTTCAGAGCCTATCACACAGATAACAATCAGTATTTACAAGATATCACCAAGCGATTAAAACTCAGATTGCGAATATCAGCTAAACAACTTCAGAGTTAACAGTAAGAAAGAGAGGTATATGAAATATAAACGGCAAAGTACCGTGGAACCCGTATTTGGAATCCTTACCCAGTTTATGTGACTCAAAAAAATAAATACCATTGGCTTACAACAAGCAAACAAGATAATGCATCTGTCAGCCATGGCTTATAATCTCAAAAAATACTTGAAACTCATCAGTAAAACTGTAAAAAGTGATGCAAAAGCAATGTGTCATTTTTTTCCTTCTAAAAGCCATGTTTAGACTTCAAATAAGTGCTTCTGAACCCTTAAAATTTTGATGTAATGATAGATGTAATAAATGCACCCCCCTAAAAAGGAGCATATAGTGTTGCTACTTATGATTTTTAGTTCCTTGTACCACAGTTACCATTGTTGGTGCCTGACTTTACTCAATAAGTTCTTTTAATTCTTTATATTCATTATCAGAAAACCCGTTACCTTTAAGGTTATTCACTTGCCAAAGTCCACTTCTAAATATTTTCTCTTTTGGTGAAAAATTACCAAGCCAGTTTTCGGATGGTATTAATTCATTTGATTTTCCAAATGTTGAAATCATTTTTTTTACAAAATCTAATCTTTTTCTCTTATCATTTAATTCAATTACACAAAAAGAGATTTTTTTTTGAATAATTTCACTGATTTCTTTCTCAAGTTCTTTTTCAAAATCAAGATTCAATTTTTTTAAATTTTTCTCCTTATCAATTCGTGAAGTTGTATCAAGTTCCCATTTATCGATGTATTGATTATTGCTCTTTTTAAGTAAACAACGACCAATGTTTTTCCTAAAAATGCTTCTATTTTTATTTTCTAATAAAAAATGTTGCTTTAATCTTGGAACTAACTGGTTTTCTCCAGTGTGACTTCCAATCTGAACGATTCTATCTAAATCCTTAAAGTACTCTCCTTTTTCAAACAAGACATAAATTCCATTTTTTGGAATATAACTTTCTACAGATTCAAATGGAAAAGTAAATCTCCTTTTTTTGTTAAATAATATATGTAATTCCTCAACTTTAGATTTCATCTTTGAGCTTTTTTAAGTATGATATTCTATCAAATAATCCTACACCTTTAAGAGGCTGTTCAATATTAACAAGAAAATTAATTATAGAATTTATATATTCTAATCCTGCTAATACAATAAATTTATCTTTTTTTAAGTCTGAAATATTCGAGAGTTCTAAAAGTATTTTTTGTCCCCAAATTACTTTTTCATCTTTTGTAAGAACTTTTAGTTGTGGCTTTCTTTCTCTATTTTTTTTACTAACATTTGAGATTGTCATATCATAGGGCTTAATTTCAGTATTTAATGTAAGTAATCCATAATGTGCTGATAAAATAAATATTTTGTCTCGATTTAATCTTTCTGCGTACTCTAAACTATGTTTGAATAATGGACTTTGATACATTTCTTTTGCTTTTGTCCTTTTATTCATTTTTTTTGAAACACAAGATATCAATACTATTTTTTTTATGTTTTTTCAGCTTGTTGTCTACTCGTTATCCAAAACTATCACAAACTTTTATCCTTTTATTTTAAGGTGTATCAACTGTATTTTATAAAGTGATTGATTTGCAATATTTTTAAAACACTAATTTAGTAAAAAAAGGTATAATCTATGGGATTTCTTAATTTAGAATGATTATTGAAACGAAATGATAGGGTTTAGTTGGGTAAGATTCCCAGTCAATACTTAGGCTACGCTCTTTTAGATGACAAAATTTGTTTTAAAAAACATGCGAATAAGTGGTGGTTTTATATTGCAAACAATAGTCAAAATCTACATTATGAAGAGATGCATGAATTGAGAGGTTTAGTGTTGATTTTTCCATTACCTACACGACTTTTTATTCATCTTGTTTGTTGCGGTGGCAGAAGACATCCTCTCTTGCAATTTTGGCTTTGTGTTGTTGGTTTAAGTGAATTGTATATGTGTATTGCTTTAGTGTGGGCTTTTCAGTTGCTTAATTCCAAATTTTTTTTGTAGTAAATTATTAATTTCTTCTGAATTTATAGTTTTCACTGTTGTTTCTGTTTTATTATATATTCGTAGTGTATTTCCTTTAATAAAGTAAAATGAATCATCTTTTATTATTGAAAACCTTAAACTATTACTAAATGGATAAATGGAAGTATCTTTATAACGATTTTCAATATCACATAAAATTTCTGATTCTGACTTTGATATTTTCGGCACGTCAATTATTTGTTTATAAATATTTTTAATTTTATGGTAAATAATAAGTTTATTTTCAAATATTTCAGTTTTAAAACTCATACCGTAAACAGAATATTCAATTGGTGTAAATTCGGGAAATAATTTTAAAGAAGGCCACCCAGAGCCAATGTCAATAAAATATTTTTTATTTTCAATCATTACAGATAACATTCTATGACATTCCACATTATTAATAAATGATGAATGTAACTTTGTTTCAGTACCATTATTTTTAAGAATTTCTCTAAAATGAAGTACTTTGTCAGAGCAAGTGCCGCCTAAAGATAAATCTTTATTTTCAATATTATTGAGCATAAAAATGTTATGAAAAGGAACCGTTTTAAACTCTTTTAATAATAATGTTTCTATTTTATTAATTAAATTCATTTGTGACTTATGCTTCTTTTAGTTATTGACTTTTCAAAAACAGGGTATTCATAATAGTATCCATTAGATCTGTTTTCGTTAAAATATTTATTCCAAATTTCCTTCAGTGTTTCCCTTTCAGTTTTATTGTCTTTTGTTAGGTATTCAACAACTAATTTTCTAATGCCTGAACCAACATCAAAAGATGTTTTTGTTCTTTCAATGATTTCTTTCGGCAAATCAGCATTAAATATACTTCTTAAAATTTGTTTGTCTTTCAAATCTTGTAATGGTAAATCTTTAGAAATAGAGTACACTTCTTTATCCAAAAAAGGACACCTAATTTCTATTGTATTCGCCATTGATGATAAATCTAATCTCCTTAATTCTGTATAATGCAGATTTTCAATTAAAACATCACTCTTTTCTCGTGTTTCGGTAATGTTTTTTGATATTTTATAACCACAAAATAATTCGTCTGCTCCTTCACCCGAAATAACAACTTTTAATTCATCATTTTTTGCCAATTTTGATAATAGGTAAGTCGCTAATCCATTACTTACAATTGAAGGATTGTAACTTTCAGTATGGTAAACTACTTGTTCAATCAATTTTCCTATTTCTTCTTTTTTAGGTAATGGAATGTGCTTTATTTGACTTTCTATTTTTAAATATTTGACTAATTGCTTAACAAAATTAATATCTTCATTTTCCTTATTCCCTAATGTATAATAAATTGCATTCGCAGTATGTTTTGAAATAATTGAAGCAAGGATTGAACTATCTAAACCACCACTTAGAAAAACACCAACTTTTTCACTATTGAGAGGAATTCTCTTTATTGTAGATTCAATAATTGATCTTTTCAATACAGACTTTTCTATAACAGGAAATGAATGTTTTTTTACTGAAACAATTGTACTATTTACAATCTCAGAAAACCCTTTAGGCACAAACTCAAAGGATTGTATTCTGTCAAAGGATTTTAGTTCACTACAAACAAATTTTATTTTTGTGGTATTCCCATAGAATAATGGCTTTTTACCAATGTAATCTCTTATTGTGAAAAGTTGCTTTGTTTTATTATTGTATATGATACCAGAGTAAAAACCATCAAGAACATCAATTATCTTTGCACCAATAACATTGTATAATGGTAAAATGATTTCAATATCAGATTTAGAGTGTAATGCTATACCGTATTCCTCTGCTAATTCACTGGAATTAAAAATTTCACCATTAAATGCTCCAACTAAATATTCAAATTCAAAAGGCTGCATTCCATTTTTGGTATTATCATTTATTGCCAAACGATTAAAACCTAATGAAATATTTTTAGAATTATATATTTTTGAACCATCCGTTCCTCTGTGTTTAATTCGAGCTAAAGCATCTGAACAATCAGTTTTTGTATGCTTACCAATAACTGCAACTATTCCACACATTTATATTTCAGTTTTATTTATCCATTTTATGAATTTTTTAAAAACATCATTGTGTTTAACTAAATTTTCTATGCTCAAACTTTCGTTATCTCTATGAATATTACATAAACTATCATTTGGGCCAAATCCAATGTAATAAGCATCATTAGGAATGTTAGTTAAAAACGGACATTTAGTGAATTTATTCAAGTGTCTATTTGCATAAATGGCTTTTCCATCATAAATAACATTGTTTAAATCATCCATAAATTTTGGTCTGTTTGTAGTTTTAGGTAAATGGAATATTACAGGAATATTTTTTTGATAAACGCCTGTTTCTTCAACATAAATTTTTGAATGAAATTCTTCAATATGTTTTGGAATTACATCAAAAGTTGTTTTCCCAGCAACTTCTTCTTCCCCTTGAATTATCCATAAGATATTCGGTAATTCTTCATCATTGTTTTTTAGTTCAATTAATGAGAATATGCGACTTAATAAGATGCCTTTATTATCGGCAATTCCTCTTGCATAATATCTGCCTTCTTTTTCTGTCAAATCAAAAGGGTTTGTATTCCATTTTTCTTTTCTGTGTATTTTTTCTACATCATAATGGGAATACAAAGTAACTTTTTTTGTTGAATTTTGATTGGTATATTTCGCTATAATTACTGGCTGATTGTAGGGGCTATCTCCTTCAACAGATACGCTAAATTCTATAGATTTTAATAAATTACTAACTAATTCAATTCCTTTATTATTAGATTTTTCATCATTTGCAATTGTTTCAATTGAAATGAATTTTTTAAGTGTTTTTATCATCTTTATTTTTGTGTGTAATTCTTTTTAGTTTTGTAATTTTATCATTAAATTTAAATTTGACTAAAACATCTTCATCAAAATATTTTCTCAAACTGATATTAAATTGTTCAATCGTAGCATGTTTTAATGTACATATTTCTCCATTTTCTTTTTCATACAAAATTGTTGTTCCTTTTATTGCTCTGAGTTTTCTATTTGGGTAATATGCAAAATGAACCGCTTTCCAAAAAGGCCCATAATTAATGTCTGTGTAGTATTTCTTAATGAAGTCTTTAAAATCTATCTCATTGCATTGTTGAATGTTAAATACATAACTAATATTCCATTTATTATCTTTCTTTATTAGTAGTTTATAATCGTTTCCCAAATTTTGAAATTGATATTCAATAGAATCCCTTCTTATTATTTGATTATTATGTATATTGAGTGCTTGATAATAGGGTTGGGCATCACCAAAATCAATAAAGTATGGGCTGTTGTTGAAATAACTAATAATGGCAATGTGTCTTTTTTCAGCATTATGTCTGCCACACAAAATATATTGAACATCGTAACCAATTTCGGTTAAAAAGTAATACATAAACCTATTTATATCAATACAAATACCTCCATTTCCTGTGAGCATATTTCTTTTAATATCCTCAAAAGTTGGTATTTTACCAAGACCATTATCAATCATAGTAATATTTTGCCAAGGGATATATTTTGCGACACTTTCTATAATAAGATTTAAAAAATCCAACGAAGTGTTTCCTAATTCATTATTGACGTGAATTCTGTGAAAAAATGTACTTATTTCAGTTTTAGATAATTTCATTTTCGATTACAAATTTTCTTTCTAATTCAAAATTTACATAGTTTGTAATTTTTTTTGATTTTATTGCACATGCAT contains the following coding sequences:
- a CDS encoding serine protease, producing MDILNSNINSHQPTAYDYVFPVFGGILTKEGHFNPKNIFGTAFYIENNFFITCAHTIKKAEEQEIVALGFQNEQGQLSFSKIRDSEVFEDNDSGILVASIERAKSYPWLSQKLAMLNNVMSVGYAFGFDNKHSEVLIRAFKGHITMVGYNHNFPKTPAHYELSYMCPRGISGAPLLFKHKNQPYICGFTVGNEQTSMIVWSSEDIEEETNSKTVYQREESFHRGIAMQSKSFFELESKLLGMKIIDYLKSTDLLK
- a CDS encoding DUF2493 domain-containing protein — its product is MKLIIAGGRNFTDYKKLCQICDQLLQDQTNIEIVSGAYYKGADKLGKQYAKEHNYPIKQFPANWKQYGKAAGPKRNKEMANYADSLIAFWDGKSKGTKNMIDLAEQVGLKVRIFNF
- a CDS encoding DUF6943 family protein, whose translation is MSTYEIKTHRSRAERKESVQWTLLVKEPAGAIACSNYQNPCPNCFVITTTSEQTRESLFYLCLSLKMGNYFSYYLKGSVIPFICISDAKKVINVALQNYQEQQWQLKVEKLKKINAFEENLQQQLKTISKLKIALLRS
- a CDS encoding LexA family protein, with protein sequence MKLLKLHQTTTLEIYTADTSTSISLPFVDGGISAGFPSPADDFLDISIDLNKEFVKNPSTTFYGRVKGDSMINAGLSNGDLLIIDKSLEPIDNKIAVCFIDGEFTVKRIKIEKDIVWLVAENEKYQPIKVTAENDFIIWGIVTTVIKKV
- a CDS encoding Y-family DNA polymerase, whose product is MYALVDCNNFYASCERVFRPNLREQPIVVLSNNDGCIIARSNEAKALGVPMGAPAFKFKALFEKKNIHVFSSNYALYGDMSHRVMSLLSTYSPDIEIYSIDEAFLQFKGFDLFELQGYAETIKKTVDKGTGIPISIGIAPTKALSKVANRIAKKFPKKTGGVYIIDSEEKRMKALKWLAVEDIWGIGSKHRKRLNSFKVFTAYDFIELHDDWVRKHLSVVGLRLKHELEGKPTLGLETVQTKKAIATTRTFDRMHTDFESIKERVSTFAVSCAEKLRTQGSCCTIVMVFLHTNWHRKDLPQYSKNIVVKTPYPTNSSIDLIRYATQGLEHLFKEGYHYKKAGVIVMGITPETAKQFSLFSTENPKHLPLMKTIDSLNKSIGQHKVKFASQDLGRMWKMKQEKLSPRYTTKLSEVIAVY
- a CDS encoding GIY-YIG nuclease family protein, which produces METLKVKTIRDNDIRITNNPIVYYWWFKTKSLDKLLKKISGLYDNNRLKTRNFENENYTLLYIGQAKNGHNRLVKYHIYDSSNFHSRGVENGRLSSLRTTLCGLLDLPMSTSKKEINEFMDSNCIVEWEVYTTDELDIIEKRNIRNNYLPLNYQNTVGILTKEHRKALSDAKKMMRK
- a CDS encoding DUF6884 domain-containing protein, translated to MISCVSKKMNKRTKAKEMYQSPLFKHSLEYAERLNRDKIFILSAHYGLLTLNTEIKPYDMTISNVSKKNRERKPQLKVLTKDEKVIWGQKILLELSNISDLKKDKFIVLAGLEYINSIINFLVNIEQPLKGVGLFDRISYLKKLKDEI
- a CDS encoding arylamine N-acetyltransferase — translated: MNLINKIETLLLKEFKTVPFHNIFMLNNIENKDLSLGGTCSDKVLHFREILKNNGTETKLHSSFINNVECHRMLSVMIENKKYFIDIGSGWPSLKLFPEFTPIEYSVYGMSFKTEIFENKLIIYHKIKNIYKQIIDVPKISKSESEILCDIENRYKDTSIYPFSNSLRFSIIKDDSFYFIKGNTLRIYNKTETTVKTINSEEINNLLQKKFGIKQLKSPH
- a CDS encoding asparagine synthetase B family protein, with the translated sequence MCGIVAVIGKHTKTDCSDALARIKHRGTDGSKIYNSKNISLGFNRLAINDNTKNGMQPFEFEYLVGAFNGEIFNSSELAEEYGIALHSKSDIEIILPLYNVIGAKIIDVLDGFYSGIIYNNKTKQLFTIRDYIGKKPLFYGNTTKIKFVCSELKSFDRIQSFEFVPKGFSEIVNSTIVSVKKHSFPVIEKSVLKRSIIESTIKRIPLNSEKVGVFLSGGLDSSILASIISKHTANAIYYTLGNKENEDINFVKQLVKYLKIESQIKHIPLPKKEEIGKLIEQVVYHTESYNPSIVSNGLATYLLSKLAKNDELKVVISGEGADELFCGYKISKNITETREKSDVLIENLHYTELRRLDLSSMANTIEIRCPFLDKEVYSISKDLPLQDLKDKQILRSIFNADLPKEIIERTKTSFDVGSGIRKLVVEYLTKDNKTERETLKEIWNKYFNENRSNGYYYEYPVFEKSITKRSISHK
- a CDS encoding M20/M25/M40 family metallo-hydrolase translates to MIKTLKKFISIETIANDEKSNNKGIELVSNLLKSIEFSVSVEGDSPYNQPVIIAKYTNQNSTKKVTLYSHYDVEKIHRKEKWNTNPFDLTEKEGRYYARGIADNKGILLSRIFSLIELKNNDEELPNILWIIQGEEEVAGKTTFDVIPKHIEEFHSKIYVEETGVYQKNIPVIFHLPKTTNRPKFMDDLNNVIYDGKAIYANRHLNKFTKCPFLTNIPNDAYYIGFGPNDSLCNIHRDNESLSIENLVKHNDVFKKFIKWINKTEI